The following proteins are encoded in a genomic region of Corylus avellana chromosome ca4, CavTom2PMs-1.0:
- the LOC132178886 gene encoding uncharacterized protein LOC132178886: MECNKDEAARAKEIAEKKFKAKDILGAKKFALKAQNLFPGLEGVPQILATLDVYISVDNKINGEADWYGILGVDPLADDESVRKQYRKLALMLHPDKNKSIGADGAFKHVSEAWSLLSDKAKRAAYDQRRNAKAFQKLSTPTGGSSAPPGGNGFYNFTKSTTSNVRAHKNTSRAGHSSTSAASHKSRANTFWTVCHRCKMQYEYLRVYLNHNLLCPNCHEPFFAIETAPPRSNSSKSSTQWNSSQQQRSSNHQAASKNTVNSGRNNVTSSNVGVGGFSSPDSHNQTNFEWGPFSRTAGASTAAQAASMVQQAYEKVKREREEAQAATKREEALRRKHFSKKMGGASSSGHSGSAKRRKGMDDVGTSSYGRDVANQMGLGTGGSGIADTSGSKPANSEIFKVAGITKPSSVRDVSQHEIRNLMMQKARMEIQKKLNEWKSVSVDNHAVKEEEIGNKKSNEKGEQSLENSDMPGQNKSGMSVDKKIGSYAIRSFPGTSGANTDAETLETLSINVPDPDFHDFDKDRTERSFGDNQVWSAYDDDDGMPRYYAMIHNVISLNPFKIRISWLNSKTNSELGPLNWVGSGFSKTCGDFRIGRHEINNSLNSFSHKVRWTKGTRGAICIYPRKGDVWALYRNWSPDWNELTSDEVIHKYDMVEVLEDYKEELGVTVTPLVKVAGFQTVFHRHLDPREIRMIPRDELFRFSHHVPSHLLTGQEGPNAPKGCRELDPAATPLELLQIITDVKEQEIVEDEVILKTDNVVDNVEKANGKEMTENLDKVREEEEGDSKSIQEVEIVQDTEEKKKDEGIEHAEEKGVS; encoded by the coding sequence ATGGAATGCAATAAAGATGAGGCTGCTAGGGCGAAAGAGATTGCTGAGAAGAAGTTTAAGGCGAAGGACATTTTGGGGGCAAAGAAATTTGCTTTGAAGGCCCAAAATTTGTTTCCGGGGCTTGAGGGTGTTCCCCAAATATTAGCAACGCTTGATGTGTATATTTCTGTGGATAACAAAATAAATGGAGAAGCAGATTGGTATGGGATACTTGGTGTGGATCCACTAGCCGATGATGAGTCAGTGAGGAAGCAGTATAGGAAGTTGGCTCTCATGCTTCATCCTGATAAGAACAAGTCTATAGGAGCTGATGGGGCGTTTAAGCATGTTTCTGAGGCATGGAGTTTGTTGTCTGATAAGGCTAAGAGAGCAGCATATGACCAGAGGAGGAACGCAAAAGCATTCCAGAAACTTTCTACTCCAACTGGGGGTTCCTCAGCACCACCAGGGGGGAATggtttttacaattttaccaaaAGTACAACTTCGAATGTGAGAGCTCACAAGAATACCAGCCGGGCAGGTCACTCTTCGACTTCTGCTGCATCTCATAAGTCGAGAGCCAATACCTTTTGGACTGTGTGCCATCGATGCAAGATGCAATATGAGTATTTGAGAGTTTACCTTAATCATAATCTCCTATGTCCCAATTGCCATGAGCCATTTTTCGCAATAGAAACAGCTCCACCTCGTTCTAATAGTTCTAAATCATCCACCCAATGGAATAGTTCCCAGCAGCAGCGAAGCTCAAATCATCAAGCAGCTAGCAAAAACACAGTTAATTCAGGAAGAAACAATGTGACGTCATCAAATGTTGGAGTAGGGGGGTTCAGTAGTCCTGATTCACATAACCAGACCAACTTTGAATGGGGTCCATTCTCCCGAACAGCTGGTGCTTCAACTGCTGCTCAAGCTGCAAGCATGGTTCAGCAGGCATATGAGAAAGTGAAGAGAGAACGTGAGGAGGCACAAGCAGCCACAAAAAGGGAGGAGGCCTTGAGGAGGAAGCATTTCTCTAAGAAGATGGGTGGTGCTTCATCCAGTGGGCACTCTGGTTctgcaaagagaagaaaaggcaTGGATGATGTTGGTACAAGCAGCTATGGAAGGGATGTTGCAAATCAAATGGGTTTAGGAACTGGAGGATCTGGAATAGCTGACACATCTGGATCTAAACCAGCTAATTCTGAAATATTTAAGGTAGCTGGAATCACTAAGCCCAGCAGCGTGAGGGATGTTTCCCAGCATGAAATCCGGAATCTAATGATGCAGAAGGCTAGGATGGAAATTCAAAAGAAACTGAATGAGTGGAAGTCAGTTAGTGTTGATAACCATGCAGTCAAAGAAGAGGAAATCGGGAATaagaaatcaaatgaaaaaGGAGAACAATCTTTGGAAAACAGTGACATGCCTGGTCAGAACAAGTCTGGCATGTCAGTGGATAAGAAGATTGGATCCTATGCCATCAGGTCCTTTCCTGGCACTTCTGGTGCCAATACAGATGCAGAAACCTTGGAAACATTGTCGATTAATGTCCCGGATCCTGATTTTCATGATTTTGACAAGGATCGAACTGAAAGATCTTTTGGAGACAATCAGGTATGGTCTGCatacgatgatgatgatgggatGCCTCGATATTATGCCATGATTCATAACGTGATTTCTTTGAATCCGTTCAAGATTCGAATAAGTTGGCTTAACTCAAAAACTAACAGTGAATTGGGGCCCCTAAACTGGGTTGGTTCTGGTTTCTCGAAAACTTGTGGGGATTTTAGAATAGGCAGACATGAAATTAATAACTCCCTTAATTCTTTTTCTCACAAAGTTAGGTGGACAAAAGGCACACGTGGAGCCATTTGTATTTATCCCAGAAAGGGGGATGTTTGGGCTCTTTATAGAAATTGGTCCCCTGACTGGAATGAGTTGACATCCGATGAAGTAATTCACAAGTATGACATGGTGGAAGTGCTGGAAGACTATAAGGAAGAACTAGGTGTAACTGTTACTCCCCTAGTTAAAGTGGCTGGTTTCCAGACAGTGTTTCACCGGCATTTGGACCCCAGAGAAATTAGGATGATTCCAAGGGATGAGTTGTTTCGGTTCTCCCATCATGTCCCATCGCACTTGCTAACTGGTCAAGAAGGTCCTAATGCCCCAAAGGGTTGCCGGGAGCTGGACCCAGCAGCTACTCCACTGGAACTTCTTCAGATAATAACTGATGTTAAGGAACAAGAGATTGTAGAGGATGAGGTTATACTTAAGACAGACAATGTAGTGGATAATGTTGAAAAGGCCAATGGCAAAGAGATGACAGAAAATCTTGATAAAGTTCGGGAAGAAGAGGAGGGGGATTCCAAAAGTATCCAGGAAGTAGAAATTGTGCAGGATacggaagaaaagaagaaagacgaGGGAATCGAGCATGCCGAAGAAAAGGGGGTTAgttga